A single window of Candidatus Margulisiibacteriota bacterium DNA harbors:
- a CDS encoding transcriptional regulator: protein MAIRKRHIKVAEMIKSLGHPDRIKILEDIASKSEGVNVSAIQRSLKIGQSAVSQHLLKLRNCKIIEAKRQGVEIYYSIKDPQIKKVIQFILNF, encoded by the coding sequence ATGGCAATAAGGAAGCGGCACATTAAGGTAGCTGAGATGATAAAATCCCTCGGTCATCCTGATAGAATAAAAATACTTGAGGATATAGCCTCTAAGAGCGAAGGTGTGAATGTATCTGCAATACAGAGATCTCTCAAAATTGGACAATCAGCTGTGTCTCAACATTTGCTGAAATTAAGAAACTGCAAAATTATTGAGGCGAAAAGACAAGGTGTAGAAATATACTATTCCATTAAAGATCCACAAATTAAAAAGGTAATACAGTTTATTTTAAATTTTTAA